In Zingiber officinale cultivar Zhangliang chromosome 1A, Zo_v1.1, whole genome shotgun sequence, a genomic segment contains:
- the LOC122008998 gene encoding bZIP transcription factor 27-like, producing MWSFGQLDRRPNRRGACSSSLRSSPSSTVLPQPPKRRTMEELWKDRSLNVSSSALDQHGLYHHCHPADSSSPPFPNMVLQDFLAGPLNRPPYLKPADAEELPFQPPEAALSLSSGLEFHLLGEPDQAKAQSNSSSNYVASNETNVSFISSALPVGPPSPTALFSFCSRKRSTESPGAADRCQKRMIKNRESAARSRARKQAYTIELELEVSQLKEENAKLLRQNEELKRNQVAVVTKATLQRSSTAPF from the exons ATGTGGTCGTTCGGGCAATTAGATCGCCGCCCCAACAGGAGGGGGGCGTGCTCCTCCTCCTTGAGGTCCTCCCCTTCCTCCACTGTCCTCCCCCAACCGCCGAAGCGCCGCACCATGGAGGAGCTGTGGAAGGACAGAAGCCTCAACGTGTCTTCCTCTGCACTCGACCAACATGGTCTTTACCACCACTGCCACCCAGCCGACTCCTCGTCGCCTCCCTTTCCTAACATGGTACTCCAAGACTTCCTCGCCGGACCGCTGAACCGGCCGCCTTACCTGAAGCCGGCCGACGCAGAGGAACTACCGTTCCAGCCTCCCGAGGCTGCCCTCAGCCTCAGCTCCGGTCTGGAGTTCCATCTCCTTGGCGAGCCCGATCAGGCTAAAGCTCAGTCCAATTCCAGCTCCAACTATGTTGCCAGCAACGAGACCAACGtctccttcatttcctctgcttTGCCTGTCGGCCCGCCCTCCCCGACCGCGCTCTTCTCCTTCTGCTCCAGAAAGAGGTCGACAGAGAGCCCCGGTGCCGCGGACCGCTGCCAAAAGAGAATGATCAAGAACCGAGAATCCGCTGCAAGATCGCGCGCGAGGAAGCAG GCATACACCATCGAGCTAGAGTTGGAGGTTTCCCAGCTCAAGGAGGAGAATGCCAAGCTGCTAAGGCAAAACGAAGAG TTGAAGAGGAATCAGGTGGCCGTGGTGACCAAAGCTACCCTGCAAAGGAGCTCGACAGCACCATTTTGA